A single window of Myxocyprinus asiaticus isolate MX2 ecotype Aquarium Trade chromosome 34, UBuf_Myxa_2, whole genome shotgun sequence DNA harbors:
- the si:ch73-345f18.3 gene encoding uncharacterized protein si:ch73-345f18.3: MGCCQSSSDAEAERAPLLHTESVRSPRSAAKDTAQRTGRFTARHVGVPDLNQRFMDVAETFNKQQENYNKMKENLQTIAIWYNCQTNDSLSQCLKKIKEEHDQHHISLEVKGYDFLLVVRSEAKIPEKLKRTQENMGELSKAAKAVMSVGTKLHEMIDSLLKAEENMTEQIEDAESQHQERKRLEDNLKENLRQAKRAKELSPKYRNEAGELLKEVALLSGITP, translated from the exons ATGGGATGTTGCCAGTCCTCTTCCGATGCAGAAGCCGAG AGAGCACCACTGCTTCATACAGAATCTGTGAGGTCGCCACGCTCAGCTGCTAAAG ACACAGCTCAGAGGACAGGCAGATTTACTGCCCGGCATGTTGGTGTGCCCGACCTCAACCAGCGTTTCATGGATGTTGCGGAAACGTTCAACAAACAGCAAGAGAACTATAACAAGATGAAGGAAAACCTTCAGACTATCGCGATCTGGTACAACTGCCAGACTAATGACAGTCTGTCACAATGCCTGAAGAAAATCAAAGAGGAACATG ATCAACATCATATCAGTCTGGAGGTTAAAGGTTATGACTTCCTACTAGTGGTGAGGTCAGAAGCCAAAATTCCAGAGAAACTGAAGCGGACGCAAGAGAACATGGGGGAGTTGAGTAAAGCTGCCAAGGCTGTCATGTCTGTTGGCACAAAACTCCACGAGATGATCGACTCGCTTCTGAAGGCCGAGGAGAACATGACCGAACAGATTGAAGATGCTGAATCCCAACACCAGGAGCGGAAGAGGCTGGAAGACAACCTGAAGGAAAACCTCAGACAGGCCAAAAGAGCAAAAGAACTGAGTCCAAAGTACAGGAATGAGGCTGGAGAACTTCTGAAGGAGGTGGCTCTGCTGTCTGGAATCACTCCATGA
- the LOC127425017 gene encoding cell division cycle-associated 7-like protein isoform X3 — protein MIETRKTSMEAKQLVMTDLFEDSRDGIQPKGSWKTGLCFRSGDITDELAQIFRDTDSEGEFEGFSEDDSERSKSVTSGSDEDRDDIGFYSDGEEPASKKQRSSGLCVALKFPTKTSPAPKWKVAKQGIKETTPTAPPISSKSAGRNRKCEPGQTKGLVLRDSKRTKSQSNDTRTNVESLLTDEEMQILSKRAKNIEENKAMLAKLFADLSALPELPSKTTPTKKKKPPAPKRRLSDVQNERRNPSRKARPPEHFGLEVEEKSAPQKRESNKIDIQRLMEVQEGLRDVRPIQRKRRSRQSIRMPEDITEEELENVADRAKDKILDKDHGSTCHQCRQKTLDTKTECRGLYCQGVKGQFCGPCLRNRYGEDVRTALLDPSWECPICRGVCNCSLCRKRDGRCATGALTRLAKYYGHDNVKEYLESLQKNVE, from the exons ATGATCGAAACCCGCAAAACTTCCATGGAG GCAAAGCAGCTGGTCATGACAGATCTGTTTGAGGACAGCAGAGACGGTATCCAGCCCAAGGGATCCTGGAAAACA GGTCTTTGCTTCAGGTCCGGAGACATCACAGATGAGTTGGCTCAAATCTTTAGGGACACGGACAGTGAGGGGGAATTTGAGGGTTTCTCCGAGGACGACTCTGAAAGGAGCAAATCTGTG ACTTCGGGGTCTGACGAAGACCGTGACGACATCGGATTTTATTCCGACGGTGAGGAGCCAGCGTCAAAAAAGCAGCGCAGTTCTGGCCTGTGTGTCGCATTAAAGTTTCCTACCAAAACAAGCCCCGCCCCTAAATGGAAAGTGGCCAAACAAGGCATCAAAGAGACCACGCCCACAGCCCCGCCCATCAGCAGCAAGTCTGCAGGGAGAAACAGGAAGTGTGAGCCAGGACAAACAAAAGGGCTTGTTTTACGTGACAGTAAACGCACTAAGAGCCAGTCCAATGATACTAGAACCAATGTTGAGAGTCTACTGACAGATGAAGAAATGCAAATATTGAGCAAAAGAGCCAAAAACATTGAAGAAAATAAAGCAATG CTTGCAAAACTATTTGCAGATTTGAGTGCTTTACCTGAACTTCCTTCTAAAACAACACCTACA AAGAAAAAGAAGCCGCCCGCTCCAAAACGTCGTTTATCGGATGTTCAAAATGAGAGACGGAACCCAAGCCGCAAGGCGAGACCTCCAGAACATTTCGGGTTAGAAGTGGAGGAGAAATCAGCCCCTCAAAAAAGAGAGAGCAACAAAATCGACATCCAGCGCTTGATGGAG GTCCAGGAGGGTCTCAGAGACGTCAGACCAATACAGAGGAAACGGCGTTCTCGTCAGTCCATTCGTATGCCCGAGGACATTACTGAAGAAGAACTGGAGAACGTGGCAGATCGTGCAAAAGATAAAATCCTTGATAAAGACCAT GGCAGCACTTGTCATCAGTGTCGTCAAAAAACCCTCGACACGAAGACTGAATGCAGGGGCCTGTACTGCCAGGGGGTCAAAGGTCAGTTCTGCGGCCCCTGTTTGCGCAACCGCTACGGAGAAGATGTCCGCACGGCACTTCTCGATCCT tcgTGGGAATGCCCCATCTGTCGAGGCGTCTGTAACTGCAGTCTGTGCAGGAAGCGTGACGGACGCTGTGCTACGGGCGCTCTCACAAGATTAGCCAAATATTACGGCCACGACAATGTAAAGGAGTATTTAGAGAG tCTACAGAAGAACGTTGAGTAA
- the LOC127425017 gene encoding cell division cycle-associated 7-like protein isoform X2, which produces MIETRKTSMEAKQLVMTDLFEDSRDGIQPKGSWKTVSIIHTGLCFRSGDITDELAQIFRDTDSEGEFEGFSEDDSERSKSVTSGSDEDRDDIGFYSDGEEPASKKQRSSGLCVALKFPTKTSPAPKWKVAKQGIKETTPTAPPISSKSAGRNRKCEPGQTKGLVLRDSKRTKSQSNDTRTNVESLLTDEEMQILSKRAKNIEENKAMLAKLFADLSALPELPSKTTPTKKKKPPAPKRRLSDVQNERRNPSRKARPPEHFGLEVEEKSAPQKRESNKIDIQRLMEVQEGLRDVRPIQRKRRSRQSIRMPEDITEEELENVADRAKDKILDKDHGSTCHQCRQKTLDTKTECRGLYCQGVKGQFCGPCLRNRYGEDVRTALLDPSWECPICRGVCNCSLCRKRDGRCATGALTRLAKYYGHDNVKEYLESLQKNVE; this is translated from the exons ATGATCGAAACCCGCAAAACTTCCATGGAG GCAAAGCAGCTGGTCATGACAGATCTGTTTGAGGACAGCAGAGACGGTATCCAGCCCAAGGGATCCTGGAAAACAGTTAGTATCATCCACACG GGTCTTTGCTTCAGGTCCGGAGACATCACAGATGAGTTGGCTCAAATCTTTAGGGACACGGACAGTGAGGGGGAATTTGAGGGTTTCTCCGAGGACGACTCTGAAAGGAGCAAATCTGTG ACTTCGGGGTCTGACGAAGACCGTGACGACATCGGATTTTATTCCGACGGTGAGGAGCCAGCGTCAAAAAAGCAGCGCAGTTCTGGCCTGTGTGTCGCATTAAAGTTTCCTACCAAAACAAGCCCCGCCCCTAAATGGAAAGTGGCCAAACAAGGCATCAAAGAGACCACGCCCACAGCCCCGCCCATCAGCAGCAAGTCTGCAGGGAGAAACAGGAAGTGTGAGCCAGGACAAACAAAAGGGCTTGTTTTACGTGACAGTAAACGCACTAAGAGCCAGTCCAATGATACTAGAACCAATGTTGAGAGTCTACTGACAGATGAAGAAATGCAAATATTGAGCAAAAGAGCCAAAAACATTGAAGAAAATAAAGCAATG CTTGCAAAACTATTTGCAGATTTGAGTGCTTTACCTGAACTTCCTTCTAAAACAACACCTACA AAGAAAAAGAAGCCGCCCGCTCCAAAACGTCGTTTATCGGATGTTCAAAATGAGAGACGGAACCCAAGCCGCAAGGCGAGACCTCCAGAACATTTCGGGTTAGAAGTGGAGGAGAAATCAGCCCCTCAAAAAAGAGAGAGCAACAAAATCGACATCCAGCGCTTGATGGAG GTCCAGGAGGGTCTCAGAGACGTCAGACCAATACAGAGGAAACGGCGTTCTCGTCAGTCCATTCGTATGCCCGAGGACATTACTGAAGAAGAACTGGAGAACGTGGCAGATCGTGCAAAAGATAAAATCCTTGATAAAGACCAT GGCAGCACTTGTCATCAGTGTCGTCAAAAAACCCTCGACACGAAGACTGAATGCAGGGGCCTGTACTGCCAGGGGGTCAAAGGTCAGTTCTGCGGCCCCTGTTTGCGCAACCGCTACGGAGAAGATGTCCGCACGGCACTTCTCGATCCT tcgTGGGAATGCCCCATCTGTCGAGGCGTCTGTAACTGCAGTCTGTGCAGGAAGCGTGACGGACGCTGTGCTACGGGCGCTCTCACAAGATTAGCCAAATATTACGGCCACGACAATGTAAAGGAGTATTTAGAGAG tCTACAGAAGAACGTTGAGTAA
- the LOC127425017 gene encoding cell division cycle-associated 7-like protein isoform X1, translating into MLLQEPWATKSLQSIDGISLLKGIAQAKQLVMTDLFEDSRDGIQPKGSWKTGLCFRSGDITDELAQIFRDTDSEGEFEGFSEDDSERSKSVTSGSDEDRDDIGFYSDGEEPASKKQRSSGLCVALKFPTKTSPAPKWKVAKQGIKETTPTAPPISSKSAGRNRKCEPGQTKGLVLRDSKRTKSQSNDTRTNVESLLTDEEMQILSKRAKNIEENKAMLAKLFADLSALPELPSKTTPTKKKKPPAPKRRLSDVQNERRNPSRKARPPEHFGLEVEEKSAPQKRESNKIDIQRLMEVQEGLRDVRPIQRKRRSRQSIRMPEDITEEELENVADRAKDKILDKDHGSTCHQCRQKTLDTKTECRGLYCQGVKGQFCGPCLRNRYGEDVRTALLDPSWECPICRGVCNCSLCRKRDGRCATGALTRLAKYYGHDNVKEYLESLQKNVE; encoded by the exons atgctactacaagagccatgggccacaaagagcttacaaagcatcgacgggatctcattgttgaaaggtatcgctC AGGCAAAGCAGCTGGTCATGACAGATCTGTTTGAGGACAGCAGAGACGGTATCCAGCCCAAGGGATCCTGGAAAACA GGTCTTTGCTTCAGGTCCGGAGACATCACAGATGAGTTGGCTCAAATCTTTAGGGACACGGACAGTGAGGGGGAATTTGAGGGTTTCTCCGAGGACGACTCTGAAAGGAGCAAATCTGTG ACTTCGGGGTCTGACGAAGACCGTGACGACATCGGATTTTATTCCGACGGTGAGGAGCCAGCGTCAAAAAAGCAGCGCAGTTCTGGCCTGTGTGTCGCATTAAAGTTTCCTACCAAAACAAGCCCCGCCCCTAAATGGAAAGTGGCCAAACAAGGCATCAAAGAGACCACGCCCACAGCCCCGCCCATCAGCAGCAAGTCTGCAGGGAGAAACAGGAAGTGTGAGCCAGGACAAACAAAAGGGCTTGTTTTACGTGACAGTAAACGCACTAAGAGCCAGTCCAATGATACTAGAACCAATGTTGAGAGTCTACTGACAGATGAAGAAATGCAAATATTGAGCAAAAGAGCCAAAAACATTGAAGAAAATAAAGCAATG CTTGCAAAACTATTTGCAGATTTGAGTGCTTTACCTGAACTTCCTTCTAAAACAACACCTACA AAGAAAAAGAAGCCGCCCGCTCCAAAACGTCGTTTATCGGATGTTCAAAATGAGAGACGGAACCCAAGCCGCAAGGCGAGACCTCCAGAACATTTCGGGTTAGAAGTGGAGGAGAAATCAGCCCCTCAAAAAAGAGAGAGCAACAAAATCGACATCCAGCGCTTGATGGAG GTCCAGGAGGGTCTCAGAGACGTCAGACCAATACAGAGGAAACGGCGTTCTCGTCAGTCCATTCGTATGCCCGAGGACATTACTGAAGAAGAACTGGAGAACGTGGCAGATCGTGCAAAAGATAAAATCCTTGATAAAGACCAT GGCAGCACTTGTCATCAGTGTCGTCAAAAAACCCTCGACACGAAGACTGAATGCAGGGGCCTGTACTGCCAGGGGGTCAAAGGTCAGTTCTGCGGCCCCTGTTTGCGCAACCGCTACGGAGAAGATGTCCGCACGGCACTTCTCGATCCT tcgTGGGAATGCCCCATCTGTCGAGGCGTCTGTAACTGCAGTCTGTGCAGGAAGCGTGACGGACGCTGTGCTACGGGCGCTCTCACAAGATTAGCCAAATATTACGGCCACGACAATGTAAAGGAGTATTTAGAGAG tCTACAGAAGAACGTTGAGTAA
- the LOC127425017 gene encoding cell division cycle-associated 7-like protein isoform X4 — translation MLLQEPWATKSLQSIDGISLLKGIAQAKQLVMTDLFEDSRDGIQPKGSWKTVSIIHTGLCFRSGDITDELAQIFRDTDSEGEFEGFSEDDSERSKSVTSGSDEDRDDIGFYSDGEEPASKKQRSSGLCVALKFPTKTSPAPKWKVAKQGIKETTPTAPPISSKSAGRNRKCEPGQTKGLVLRDSKRTKSQSNDTRTNVESLLTDEEMQILSKRAKNIEENKAMLAKLFADLSALPELPSKTTPTKKKKPPAPKRRLSDVQNERRNPSRKARPPEHFGLEVEEKSAPQKRESNKIDIQRLMEVQEGLRDVRPIQRKRRSRQSIRMPEDITEEELENVADRAKDKILDKDHGSTCHQCRQKTLDTKTECRGLYCQGVKGQFCGPCLRNRYGEDVRTALLDPSWECPICRGVCNCSLCRKRDGRCATGALTRLAKYYGHDNVKEYLESLQKNVE, via the exons atgctactacaagagccatgggccacaaagagcttacaaagcatcgacgggatctcattgttgaaaggtatcgctC AGGCAAAGCAGCTGGTCATGACAGATCTGTTTGAGGACAGCAGAGACGGTATCCAGCCCAAGGGATCCTGGAAAACAGTTAGTATCATCCACACG GGTCTTTGCTTCAGGTCCGGAGACATCACAGATGAGTTGGCTCAAATCTTTAGGGACACGGACAGTGAGGGGGAATTTGAGGGTTTCTCCGAGGACGACTCTGAAAGGAGCAAATCTGTG ACTTCGGGGTCTGACGAAGACCGTGACGACATCGGATTTTATTCCGACGGTGAGGAGCCAGCGTCAAAAAAGCAGCGCAGTTCTGGCCTGTGTGTCGCATTAAAGTTTCCTACCAAAACAAGCCCCGCCCCTAAATGGAAAGTGGCCAAACAAGGCATCAAAGAGACCACGCCCACAGCCCCGCCCATCAGCAGCAAGTCTGCAGGGAGAAACAGGAAGTGTGAGCCAGGACAAACAAAAGGGCTTGTTTTACGTGACAGTAAACGCACTAAGAGCCAGTCCAATGATACTAGAACCAATGTTGAGAGTCTACTGACAGATGAAGAAATGCAAATATTGAGCAAAAGAGCCAAAAACATTGAAGAAAATAAAGCAATG CTTGCAAAACTATTTGCAGATTTGAGTGCTTTACCTGAACTTCCTTCTAAAACAACACCTACA AAGAAAAAGAAGCCGCCCGCTCCAAAACGTCGTTTATCGGATGTTCAAAATGAGAGACGGAACCCAAGCCGCAAGGCGAGACCTCCAGAACATTTCGGGTTAGAAGTGGAGGAGAAATCAGCCCCTCAAAAAAGAGAGAGCAACAAAATCGACATCCAGCGCTTGATGGAG GTCCAGGAGGGTCTCAGAGACGTCAGACCAATACAGAGGAAACGGCGTTCTCGTCAGTCCATTCGTATGCCCGAGGACATTACTGAAGAAGAACTGGAGAACGTGGCAGATCGTGCAAAAGATAAAATCCTTGATAAAGACCAT GGCAGCACTTGTCATCAGTGTCGTCAAAAAACCCTCGACACGAAGACTGAATGCAGGGGCCTGTACTGCCAGGGGGTCAAAGGTCAGTTCTGCGGCCCCTGTTTGCGCAACCGCTACGGAGAAGATGTCCGCACGGCACTTCTCGATCCT tcgTGGGAATGCCCCATCTGTCGAGGCGTCTGTAACTGCAGTCTGTGCAGGAAGCGTGACGGACGCTGTGCTACGGGCGCTCTCACAAGATTAGCCAAATATTACGGCCACGACAATGTAAAGGAGTATTTAGAGAG tCTACAGAAGAACGTTGAGTAA